The genomic region GGCGATCGTCGCCATGGCTTAAAAATTGACTAACATCTAGGAAACCTCGATAGATCCTCCCTAGCTAAAACCCAGGAGGCTACCCACTTGATATACTAACACCGCTGCTCCCCAACCCAATAGCATGGTATAGCCCACGGCAAAGGCAGTCCAGCCGAGGGAATTTGTTTCTCTTCTAATAGTAGCAATAGCAGCAGCACATGGTGTATATAACAGACTCATAACCATAAACGAGTAAGCCGCTAGCGGCGTCCAGTGTTGAGCGATCACCTGGGTTAACCCAGCCTCCTGCACCCCATAGACAACTCCTAACGTGCTCACCACCACCTCTTTGGCCAAAACTCCGAAAGCCAGTGCTACTCCTGCTTCCCAAGTACCGAACCCAGCCAGCCTAAATAGCGGGGCAAGAAATGTTCCAATTTGTCCTAACATGCTCTCTTGGCTGGCGTACTGTACCCCCAATGGCAAATTAGCCAGCGCCCATACCAAAACCACTGCCATTAAGATAATGCTACCGGCCTTACGAATAAACATCCGCGCTCGCTCCCACATATGGATAAAAGTACTTTTGAAAGTGGGCAAACGATAAGGCGGCAATTCCATCACAAAGTACGAGGTCTCGCCCTTAAACAAAAACCGGCTAAATAATACGCCCATTACTATGGCCAGCACCATTCCCAGCAAATAAAGGGAGAATATCACCAGCCCTTTATTAGCCGTGAAGAAAGCCCCGACAAACAAGGCATAGATCGGTAAACGAGCACTACAAGACATAAGCGGCGTAATCAAAATAGTAATCAAACGGTCCCGTTTGTTCTCCAAAGTACGCGTAGCCATAATGGCCGGGACAGTGCACCCGAAACCCAACAGCAACGGAATAAATGACTTTCCATGCAAACCAAGCACGTGCATAAAACGGTCCATAATATAGGCGGCCCGAGCCATATAGCCGCTATCTTCCAGTAACGAAATAGCGAAAAAGAGCAGCATAATATGAGGCATAAATGCCAACACTGCACCGATACCGTTAATGATACCGTCGGTTACCAGCGACGTCAGCAATTCCGGCGCCCCAATATTAATCAGCCAGTTAGCAGCGATCCCTGCTGACCAGTCAAAAAACGCTTCCACTAAATCGACTAACCGATCCCCTATAACAAATGTCAGCTGAAAGACAGTCCACATTACCAGCAGAAAAATAGGAATGCCTAGGTATCGATGGGTGACGATGGCATCGATGCGATCGGATAACGATTTTTGTTCCATCGCTGACTGCTGCCGAACCACAGTCTGCTTAGCCATATTGACGATAAAGTCATACCGCCGATCAATTAGCGTGGATTCGATATCTTCTTCAGCTAAGTCCAAGCGATCAACAATTTCCTGTAGGCGTTTTAGTAGCTGCTCGCTTCCGGGATAGCGAGCTAATCGGCCCATGGTCGTTTCGTCCTGCTCTAATATCCTCAGCGCTAGCCAGCGAGATGGAAAATCAGCTGCTATGGCAGCGTTGGCCCTAATTTCCGTCTCCATTAAGTTTATAACCTCTTCTAGCTTAGGGCCATAGTTAACTCCAACCGACTTCCGCTGCCGAAGCTGGGCACAATTAACCGACCGGGCCACTAACTCCTTAAGACCTTTGTTTCGAATAGCCACCGTTGGTACCACCGGCACCCCCAGCAGTTTTTCCAGCTGCTCTATATCAATGGTTGTTTTTTTAGCTTCAAGCTCATCGTACATATTAAGAGCCACCACTACATTGGCTCCCATTTCCATCAGCTGAACAGTAAGATACAAATTGCGCTCTAAGTTAGTAGCATCGACAATGTTGATAACCACATCAGGTTTTTTAAACAAAATATAATCACAGGCTACTCCTTCATCTTCGGAATAAGCGCCTAAGCTATAAGTCCCCGGAAGATCCACCACCCGGATAGGTTCTCCCTGAAAAACAAGCTCACCTTCTTTTTTCTCCACCGTCACCCCTGGCCAATTGCCTACATGTTGACGAGAGCCGGTCAAATTGTTAAAAACAGTTGTTTTGCCTGAATTAGGGTTGCCGGCCAAGGCAATAACCAGCGGTAATTCACACTGTGCTTCTGTATTTAGAACTTGTGCTGCTTCCACATCTATTCCTCCCTTAAAGTTAGTCCCGCCTAACATTGGCCAATAATGGTAATTCTACAATACCTCTTCTTCCACTAATATTTTAAGGGCCATACCGCGTCCCAAAGCCAGTCGACCTTCACCCACAGAGATAATCAGCGGACCGCCCACATCGTTTTTTATCACCCTTATTGCAGTGCCACAAACAAGCCCCATTTCTGTCAGTCGGTGAGACAAGTTCCTACCACCATCGAGTTCTCGAATTAAGACTGTACTGCCGGCTGGAACAAAGCCAAGTGGTAAGAGACGTTTCTTCATTTCTTTATCGCCTCCACCCAAATGCTGGCCGCTTCTTCTTTTCTTAGACTTAGGTGATAACCTTTTACCGTAATTTCTATCGG from Bacillota bacterium harbors:
- the feoB gene encoding ferrous iron transport protein B translates to MLGGTNFKGGIDVEAAQVLNTEAQCELPLVIALAGNPNSGKTTVFNNLTGSRQHVGNWPGVTVEKKEGELVFQGEPIRVVDLPGTYSLGAYSEDEGVACDYILFKKPDVVINIVDATNLERNLYLTVQLMEMGANVVVALNMYDELEAKKTTIDIEQLEKLLGVPVVPTVAIRNKGLKELVARSVNCAQLRQRKSVGVNYGPKLEEVINLMETEIRANAAIAADFPSRWLALRILEQDETTMGRLARYPGSEQLLKRLQEIVDRLDLAEEDIESTLIDRRYDFIVNMAKQTVVRQQSAMEQKSLSDRIDAIVTHRYLGIPIFLLVMWTVFQLTFVIGDRLVDLVEAFFDWSAGIAANWLINIGAPELLTSLVTDGIINGIGAVLAFMPHIMLLFFAISLLEDSGYMARAAYIMDRFMHVLGLHGKSFIPLLLGFGCTVPAIMATRTLENKRDRLITILITPLMSCSARLPIYALFVGAFFTANKGLVIFSLYLLGMVLAIVMGVLFSRFLFKGETSYFVMELPPYRLPTFKSTFIHMWERARMFIRKAGSIILMAVVLVWALANLPLGVQYASQESMLGQIGTFLAPLFRLAGFGTWEAGVALAFGVLAKEVVVSTLGVVYGVQEAGLTQVIAQHWTPLAAYSFMVMSLLYTPCAAAIATIRRETNSLGWTAFAVGYTMLLGWGAAVLVYQVGSLLGFS
- a CDS encoding ferrous iron transport protein A; protein product: MKKRLLPLGFVPAGSTVLIRELDGGRNLSHRLTEMGLVCGTAIRVIKNDVGGPLIISVGEGRLALGRGMALKILVEEEVL